The genome window TTTTGTTTCGCTCATTTCTCCATCAGCACAACTAACTCATTATTACTCTGCTAAGCACAGTATGCTAATTGCCTAATTTGAACAATTACACCTATCACCTACTAAGCGCAACATTTTGATCCCGCCTATCCTCAACCGTTGACGTCCGAACCAAACACCACGACACCTACCATTACTGCTCAACAACCATCAAAATGACCACCGACTACAGCAAGAAGACGAACGCGGAGCTAGTGGAGATTCTCAAATCTCGCTCGCTCCCTCACACAGGCAAGAAGGCGGAGATGGTCGCTCGCCTCCAGGAAGACGACCAAAACAAAGCCAAGGCCGCAACggcccctgcccctgcccctgctgcAAAGACTGACGCCGCGGACGACGTCATTGActgggaagatgatgatgtacctgctgctgatactACTGCCGTGAAGCCTTCAACTGAGGCTGGCGccgctgccattgctgctggcgGCAAAGGTGCGGTCGCCAACCCCGTCGCTGTTCCGAACCAGAAAGTCGATACCGACCCCGCTACTACGAACGATCTGAAGGTCGAATCAAAGGGCGCGGCACCATCGGCCGAGAGTGGGGCGCAAGGGCACGAAGGCACGGAAGGTGCGCCAGTTGAGGCAGCACCTGCTGCGCCGGCCGAAGAAAAACCGGCACCGGACTATTCTATGGGGCTGCCCATCACcgagatggaagaggagttGAAGAAACGCAAGGCTCGCGCGGAGAAGTTTGGTATTACCGAGGAGTCTAAGGCTGCAATtgcggaggcggagaagcaaCTCGAAAGGGCGAAGCGGTTCGGTACTGTGGTTCATCCTACTCCTGCTGGTGGTGTCAAAGGCCTGGACGAAGCTCTCCCGACAGAGAAGTCTCGCAAGAGAGGCCGGGGTGATAATGACCAAGCCTCACGAGGGGGCAAGCGACGTGATATTGGCGGCCGAGGCAAATTCCGGGGAAAAGGCCGCGGAAATCGAAACCAGAATCAACGGAATGAAGGAAACGCTGGGAAAACAAGCGGGCAGAGTAACCTGAGTGAGAAAGATCGTCTAGCCATGGAAGCCAGAAAGAAGCGATTTGCGACTGCGGCATAGTGTCGGGTATGTCGATACGTCCGTTCAATTGTACTCCATTTCATCATTGACATCccttcttctgtttctttaTTTTCAATTCGCCGGCGTTACGGAAATATCTACATCTGGAATATTATTTCATTCATGATGAAGTCGAGGTATTGTGACCTAGGAAAGAAACAAGTAATAGTCTCAATTACTGGATCGGAATATTAGGCACCATGGGTTCATTAAGGTGTATTATAAGCAAAAGAAAACCGTTAAGATGCCATTTTGTTCAATTGCTCTACATTGGCGTTTTGCGATCCAAGACCGTAAGAAGgagagtacggagtagacagatAGACTCCACTTGACCATTGAGTACTTGAGTTCCTGCGCCGACCGAGTCAGCTGAAAAGTGCATTAGCCCGTTTTTAGTCGGCCAGTGCGAGTGGTTCCTGCAGCAAACCAGCGCCTTCGACACTCAAATTACGCGGCTGATCGAATGATCGCGATAATTGGCAGCCTCTCTGGTCTTGCAGCTTCCCAGAGCACGAGGCTTCAAtccatcatcgccatcctcgtATCACTGGACGCCTTGAGAATCTCGTAATCTCTGTCAGCTACCTTGCTCCTTCCCACTTCGCATGCGTTTCTTCAAGCTCTAACCAACTACTACAGAAATGTACAGGCAACTCCGTGATCGCACAAATCGATGGGCTTCTTTTTAGCCTCAAGTCGGTCCCTGTGAGCACGCTCGAATTGCCGCCGTCTCCACTGGAATCCCGAAGTCAAAGGCGACTCCCAAGGGTCATTGCTTCTGCGTCTAGCGAATACGGTGACTTGAATTGTTTCCTGTTTCGCCATCATTTTCAATCCAGGTGGATAAACCGATACTGCCCCGCGTCCCGTCCGTCTGTCAAGTATCCCGTTCAATCACCGTCTTCAAGTACAGAAGTACGAAAATCGCTTCCTTGATCGTTTAGCGGCGGATCACAGAAGCCCCACGGCTCAGCGTCTCCACACGGTGCAAAATCCCAAACCAATAAATGGTGGCAGTCCAATCAGGGACCATATCCGCAGGTTCGCCAATTTGGCTTCAAGCCTCAGCTCTCGTTGCATGGCGTTTGTACACAGTCACTGGCTGGTTTGCTGCCTGTTCAACCGCATTCTCTAACATTGTCTATTACAATTGTGGCCCATGCCCTTTAGCGGTGGGTTCTCCATTTCTCGTCCTTTGCTCTCCTATCCATGGTTGTGTAAAGGGACGGGGCGAACCTTGCAGTGATGCCATAGAACGCCAGAATCGGCGGGATAATAGCATAACGGGAAGTGTTTCAGCTGGAAACCATCATCCCAATCATCATGCCATGTCCTTGGCAGGTCTCCTACCATATGCAAGACTTACCAGGAGTGCGAATAGTAGTAAAGAGGCCGAGCCATGCGCGTCCAGTCGAGAGCATGCCATTCGTGTTTGCCAATGATCGACGAGGCCTTGGTAACGCCATATCGGCGTCGCCGGGGTCGCCTTGAGGCATTACTAGTTTTCTTATGGAGTAGATCGTGCAGTAGTGGGCCAGATACTGTGAGGCCGACCAACAGTGGCAGAGACGCAGACTGGTCAGTGATCACCACATGACTTGCACGCTAGTATCCACCCACAGCTAAGAAAAGAAACTCCCCCAAATTTGTCCGATACTAGTCCGATGAAGTTCATCAATCATCGTCCAACATCCAGACGTACGACGGTCAAGGCCAAGCAAGAATTATCCAGATTTTTATGATTTGAATAGCAAGCCATTGTTGCTCTGCTGCTACTCGGTACCTACAGAATTGATAGAGCGACTTATCTGATAATTTACGAGTTAGAATTCCCCGATCAGGCGGACTGCGCGAACACAGAACATTCCGCTATCTCCGCCACTCAACTCCAGTTCAACCTGTCAAGTCATTCCGCTCTCTGCGCTCCCTCAAGGCAAACGGACTGGATCCAATTGTGGGCCCTTTTCGGTACTTCCACCCAAATGCCTGATGCTGTGCACGATCCTGTCCCCAACGCCATGGAGTGCTCTACACTAATTTCCATTTGCTCTACTGAAAAAGCCGCTTCTCGACAGATTTAGGATATGCGAGGCTTTAGCTTTCTCAAAACGAAGATTTTGCAATCCATTCGCCAATGATTGTGTTGGTCACATCGGATCTCGAGTATTAGACGCCAACGTCGATCGCACAATTCGCATCACATTTACCCGTTCTAGCCTACCTATCTGGACAGCAGTCCAACATGTCAACATTGAGATTTCTCGTCCCCCACTTAAATTTCTGCACATCCAAAAAGAACTTCTGATTGGCCTGTAAAATCTCCTTTCTCGGGGGTCAAACCCTCGAAAAGCAGATTTGCAGTAATTCTTGGGGAACCCTGTTCTGGGTCAAATATCACTATGCCCCTCCTTTCTTACCGGATTGTTGCTctgttctcttcttttccctcaGTTATTCTGTCCTACACAGCTGGTCTCATTTACATAAGGTTTCTCATTATCTTTCTTATTTTCTCTGACGTGTTCGTGCAGCTCTAGCTCGACAGGTTTGACAGTTAAGCCACGAGTGACTCGATATTGTGGCGAAGCAGCTGCAATGCCCTGATCGACtcaactacggagtatagtTTGACAGCTCACTTTAATCTACGgaattttctttttctctttttcttttttagTCCATTTATTTCTATACCTTCATATGGCCCTCTAATCTCTTTACCAGCTATTACAACTTTGAATCGCCATTTTAGTTGCATTGCACGCTTCACGATTAGCACGACGTTATTACAGCTTTTTCGCCTGAGCGTTTGATATTGGCGTTTTCCTACTCAGTACCAGCGATAGATACCCCTGTTCTCTCGGTCTGTTTGCATTCTTCAAACTATTCACTGGATAACGCTACATTACTTTTGCTTTCACGGTCAAACAGGATGCAATAGAAGGAGTAAGTATGGGCACCGTAATCGGCTTTTTGACCAAGGCTTACGGAAGACACGATCTTGCAGCTTTAATACAACTGGGAAGAATAACTTCTAGGCGGGATGATTCCATACCTATCTCCGTTTCCTTTCGATTCTGAAACATTGGTCTTCAGACTGAAGCCGGATATCAAAGTCGGGTTGCACCATGCCGTCGTACAAATTAGAGGGCGGTCGTATCCCCAGGCTGAAAGATCCTGCCTCCCAGCGCCAAAACGGAACATTTTTGGTGGTGAACTCCTCTTCTAAAACTTATGGTTCTTCTGCGCTACCCTCGAGGGTTCAAATTTCGAAGGCAATGGTCCCAAAAGCAAGAATTAGCAGATCAGCCTCCTTTTCAGGtgcggaagaagctcgcGGAGTGCAAGCCTCTTTGGCTGCTTCGCAGACTTCATCCACTACCGGCGTCCTTATGTCGTTACTTCCCCGAGCGAACACTCATCCATCACCGTCAACAACATTACCCCCTTCCGTCCCACCACCTGCTCAGCCTGTGCCACGCCCGGCCAGTCCTACGGTTGGGATGCCCGTCGCAGCACCCACGAGCGAAAGACCACGCAGAGTTCTGCGTCGCAGAGCACCCACAATTGGTCGGCAGAATGACATCTACGGAATCAAGGCAACATCGGCGAAACCAGAGAAACTGAGTGTGATTATTCCAAGCAGTGCTCCTCCCGGTCATCTTGCAAATCATTCTACCCAGCCGTCATTGGACCACGCAGTTCCAGTGAGACACAAGCCGTCGCCTAATTCTTCGCACTCAAAGACTGCCAGCAAAGTAAGGGCACAGGCGGTGGAGCAAGGGCCCAGGGAATTCGCTAGTTTACGAAATACAGTCAACACTCAAAATCTACCTCCTCCGACCCCGATTAATGCATCGGCTAGTAGCCCCTCGACAAGATATTCTGGTTCTCCGGGTATATGGAGCAGGACTTCAACTCCCACCTCACTGTCATCCTATTCCCCTGGGATTATCCATTCTGCGAAGGTCGGTCCTCGCTTCAGGCACCCGAGCCCTTCCGAGTCTAGACTCCCCATCTTCTCACCTATAATCCAGAAGTCCGATTCACAAGATGATCCATTGGATTCAGGTGGTGACGGGTTTCCGAGCATAACTGCTGGCGCAGGGTTACACACGCTGTCAATGTCAACGAAGACTCAATCCGACAATCCTCCCAACAGAGATGGTTCCGCGAAGCCTGCTACCCCGCCTGAAAATCAACTGCCGACTAAATCATCGACACAGTCCAGCCTGCCAAGAATGACTCGATCAAACCTTGCGGAGAATTCAGAGGCATATGAGGAGCAAAGCAGAGGTGCTTCCGGGGATCGCGGGAATCTCAAAGGATCGGCATTAAAAAGCGAGGTCAGTGGTTCAGGGCATGTACCTTCAAGACCCAGTAGGGAGGGTACTCACCGGCTAGAGCTTGAACCGTCACCTGTGATTCGTAGCAACCTCCCTCCTGGCGCTGTGGCGAGTCATAGGAGACATGGATCCGGGGCTAGCTCCGTCGCGTTGGGGAGAAGTCATTTTGCCTCAAACGCCTGCGCTGCCACCTCAGTTGATTCCTTGCAGTCAAGGTCTTCTGCCCGACCGCCCTCACTCATACCCAGCTCACCAGAGTCGATGCGCAAATCGCCGCGAACTTTGTTAAAAGAACCTAAAACAAAACAGGATGCGATGAGCCCCGCGAAACCACGGAGTTACGGTCTCTTTTCGAAGAAGTCAAAGTCTGAGATGGAAGTACAAAAACTTGAGGATCGACACATTCGCAAGGGTCCAGCAGCTGGGACAGGCCATGAGGGTTATGGGAGATATGCACAGCGTGGTCGGAAGGGAACTGTCGGCAGCAACAGCGATACAAGAGCAAGATCAACGAGCACCAATCGCAGCACACCGCGATCGGTTTCCAGTACCAAAACATGTGTTAGGGGTCGAATAGATATGGATCTTGACGATTTTCTGCTGGATCGTCTAGAGCCTGTCTTCATCACTGGTGGAGGCATGGACGGGGTCTCGTTGACGAAGACACAGAGTGGGAAGAGTACGAGCGGTCTCAGCGTCGAATCTACTCAAAGCTTAGTCAAGTATTCGGGATCAAGTTCAGCTGGCTACTCAACGGACTCGTTGCCTGCTCCGACAGCCGAGAACGAGCAACACAATCCCTATTTGAACAATTCAGCTCAAGCTAGATTGCAGGTATCTGATCAAGCTGTTTCAAGCTCTTGCGGACTAGACCATGCCGAGACCAACAATGTCGGGTCCGGACAGGCGTCGTCTTGTCTATCGAAGCGTCCTGATGAGACCCCGCTTTCTTTCAGCGGCGAAGGATCAAGCGGAAGTAGGACGACGACCGAGCAGTCTAAAACACCCCAGAAAAAGAGCAAAGGATTCAAGTGGAGTTTCTTCCAGAGACATGGAAATGTgcaaaaggagaagaaaccaacCCGTGAGCCGCTTGTATCTCCTAACACCCCTCGGCTCCATGCTACAGTTTCCCCAGCCTTAGTATCACGGCCTGTCGCACACTACGCCCTGGTGGATGCCGACTCCGACCCTCTGGAAGATATCATTAACCACGTTGAGGAGTCGCCTCCGACGGAGATTGAGGATCTGGACTCACGGGTAGAAATTCCGGCTGCCTTGAATATCAGGAAGCCAACCCAATCTATCCTGCTTCCATCGCCTCCGAAGCTTCAAGGCGAGTTCTGTCGAGATCGCCCGGCTTCACCAAAGGTCTACTTTAACAAGGATCCTTCACTCTCCAACTCCGAGGCAAGCACATCTAGTGGACGCCCACGACGGTTGGCATCTGTGGGCCGTATTCCTGAAGTGATTCCGAGGCGAGATCGGCAACACAAACCAGCACTTCAATCATTCTCGAGGCCCTTCAGCATGGCAGATTCTCCATCGATAATTGCTCCGGCGACAGTTAATCTTCTTCCCGAATTGCAAACTTCCAGTCAGCCCACGGTCACTGCTCAGTCCAACGAGGCACCTCGTCGTCCGTTGGGTCTTGGTTTTGACCTCACTTGCCCCTTTGGTGATCCTGAGGTAGCGACTGCTCTCAATTTCATCTCAGGTCCTTACTCCAAAGACGAATTCCTAACGTTCTCACCAAGGAAGGATTCGGGTGTTTCCACGTCAAGTGGTTCTGAAGCTTCGGCCACTATCACTGCTGTGGTTCCGATGCCAGGTTCAGACCCCACCGAGGACGAGGTCTGGGCCGAGTATGACGATCTCATTGAACACGTTCTTTCACCAGAGGCCCCAGTACGTAGTTTGTCGGGGGAACctaccgaggatgagaaatTGGAAATGGCCACCGTGGCCAGCAAAGCGCTTCAAGC of Aspergillus fumigatus Af293 chromosome 2, whole genome shotgun sequence contains these proteins:
- a CDS encoding SAP domain-containing protein; the protein is MTTDYSKKTNAELVEILKSRSLPHTGKKAEMVARLQEDDQNKAKAATAPAPAPAAKTDAADDVIDWEDDDVPAADTTAVKPSTEAGAAAIAAGGKGAVANPVAVPNQKVDTDPATTNDLKVESKGAAPSAESGAQGHEGTEGAPVEAAPAAPAEEKPAPDYSMGLPITEMEEELKKRKARAEKFGITEESKAAIAEAEKQLERAKRFGTVVHPTPAGGVKGLDEALPTEKSRKRGRGDNDQASRGGKRRDIGGRGKFRGKGRGNRNQNQRNEGNAGKTSGQSNLSEKDRKKQVIVSITGSEY